From the Winogradskyella forsetii genome, the window GTATCAATTGTTTTCTATGCGGTTCAATAACGACATCGACAAGCGCGTCTTTCATCAAATCATAATCAGATGTATGCAGCGCATGCACTAAACTTCCAACATTTGCCCATTGTGTAATCGCATGTTGTAAAGGGATTTCTTTTGGTAAAATTGCTCTCGATTCTGACGTTTTAATTTCAATTTGCGGATGAATTAAAGTGGCATATAGATCCGAAGGCGTTGGCAACTCTAAAACTTGTAGAGGATTCGCACTTTTAACCAAGGTAAACCCACCAAAAATAGCTGGTGCCAAATTATCCGCGTGTTCACATTTACTCGCTAAGGCTTCGCCTTTCATGGCAAAATAGGTCAGTTTGGTTTTGTCTAAAGGCCTTCCTAATAATTCATTCATTCCAAAAACACTTCCTGCTGCACTTGCCGAACTACTGCCAATACCGCTTCCAGGTTTTATGTTTTTATAGATTTCAATTTCAAATCCACAATCGGGTTGTAAGTCATTATACATCGCTAATGCAGAAACTCCAGCGACATTTTTTTCAGCTTCAAAAGGTAGATCGTAGCCTTCAATCTTTGTGATTTTGATACCTTTTTCTTTGGTTTTTCTAATGACCATTTCATCTCCAATAGTATCCAAGCAAAACCCGAGCACGTCGAATCCACAAGCCACATTGGCTACGGTTGCCGGTGAAAAAATTTTTATTTCGTTCATATGTATTTCCCGCGAAAGCGGTTAATCTTATGTTACTGAGTTATTCAAAGAGTATAAATATTACAATAACTTTTATATTAATTATTAGCAATGCGTATAATATCAGCAAACAAACCAGAGGCCGTAACATCAGCACCAGCTCCAGCACCTTTAATAATCATCGGTTGTTCGGGATAACGCTGTGTGTAAAACATGACGATATTGTCTTTCCCTTTGAGATTATAAAACGGATGACCTTCTGGAATTTCTTGAAGTCCCACTTTAGCTTTTCCATTATCAAGCTCTGCAACAAATTTTAATTGACAATTCTTTTCTTCAGCTGATTTGAATAATCCTTGATAATATGCTTCATCATTTTTTAAGGTGTCAAAAAAGGCATCAACCGTATCAGCATTCATGGCAGCTTCCGTTAAAAAGTTATCGCTTTCTAAATCTGATAACTCAATGGAATGCCCACTTTCCCTTGCTAAAATTAGAACTTTTCTGGCGACATCTATGCCGCTCAAATCGATTCGTGGGTCTGGTTCTGTATAACCTTCTTCCTGTGCTTGTTTTACGACATCGTGAAAGGTTGTTTCAGCATTAAAATTATTAAAGATGAAATTAAGACTTCCAGATAAAACCGCTTGAATCGTATTTACTTTATCTCCAGAAGTAATTAAATGGCTTAAAGTGTCAATGACCGGTAATCCTGCACCAACATTGGTTTCGAACAAAAATGAGGCATTGTATTGACGCGATAAAGCTTTGAGTTCATTGTAGTATCCCATATTTCCTGAACAGGCAATTTTATTACAAGCTACGACAGAAATACTCTTCTTTAAATAATCACCATAAATATTTGAAACGGCTTCGTTTGCTGTGATATCCACAAAAACGGAATTTCTTAAATTCAGCTGTTTTGCATGTTCAAAGAAACCTTCTAAGCTCGCTTTTTCTCCAGCTTCTAGTTGTTGTTTCCAGTCTTTTAAATTAATGCCTTCGTCGTCAACGATCATGTGTCGCGAGTTGGATAAACCAGCAACTCTCAGACTAATTTTAAAATTTTCTTTGACGTAAGCCTTTTGTTGTTTGATTTGCTCAATCAAACGTTCGCCCACATTTCCAACACCAGTAATAAACAAGTTGATTTGTTTGGTCTTGATTTCAAAAAACTGCTCGTGTAGACTGTTCAAAGCTTTTTTTACATCATTTTTATGGATGACGGCAGAAATATTACGTTCTGAAGCGCCTTGAGCAATCGCTCTAATATTAACATTGTTTTTACCCAATGTGCTAAACATTTTACCACTTATACCTTGATGGCTTTTCATCTTATCACCAATAACCGCGATGATGGATAAATCTGTTTCTACGACTAGTGGGTCAATTTTTTGAAGTGCAATTTCATATTCAAAAACGATATCTATAACTTCCTTAGCTCGTGCCGCATCCTTATCTGAAATTCCGAAACAGATGGAATGTTCTGAGGATGATTGTGTAATTAAAATAATATTGATTTTCTCTTGGGCGAGCGTTTCAAACAAACGTTTACTAAAACCAGGTACGCCAACCATACCATTGCCTTGCAAGGTTAACAACGCAATATTATCTATATTACTCAATCCTTTAACTGGCGAGCCATTTGAGGTCACTTCTTGACTAATTGTAGTACCAACGGCTTCAGGCTCCATGGTGTTTTTGATTACAATAGGAATCTTCTTTTTAAGCACAGGCATTACTGTTGGTGGATATAAAACTTTCGCACCAAAATGCGATAACTCTACAGCTTCTTGATACGATAACTGGACAATTGGCGCTGCCTGCTTTACTAATTTAGGATTGGTCGTAAACATACCGCTCACGTCTGTCCAGATTTGTAATTCCTCTGCATCTAAAGCCGCAGCAACGATGGCTGCTGTATAATCTGAACCTCCACGGCCCAAAGTGGTGATTTCTCCACTTGCGGATTTTGATACAAAACCTGGTAATAACACTAAAGCGTGTGTATCAGACTCAAAAAATGACTGAATATTAGCGTTGGTCAAGTCAAAATTTACGGCCGCATTGTTATAATTTAAATCCGTGACAATTAAATCTTGAGCATTTTTTAAGGACGCCTCTAATTTTCTTGATTTAAGTGTGTGGTAAATAATTGTAGAAGACAAAGCTTCACCAAAACTCAAAAGCTTGTCTTTTGTTTTTGGAGATAATTCATTAATTAGATAGATACCATCTAATAGACTTCTAAGGTCATTTAATTTTTCTGAAACCAAATCATGTAATTTTTCATGATAATTTTGAAGACTTTGGTCGTTTTCAGAATTTTCAAAAAGACCTTCAACAACGGTATTGTGTCTGGACCAAATAGCGTTATAGACCTGTTTGTATTCCAAATCTTTATTACAGGCCAAATTCGCGGCTTCTAATAATTTATCTGTAATTCCGCCAAC encodes:
- the thrA gene encoding bifunctional aspartate kinase/homoserine dehydrogenase I, which gives rise to MKVLKFGGTSVGSAENINKVISILDQQSKHSKIAVVVSAVGGITDKLLEAANLACNKDLEYKQVYNAIWSRHNTVVEGLFENSENDQSLQNYHEKLHDLVSEKLNDLRSLLDGIYLINELSPKTKDKLLSFGEALSSTIIYHTLKSRKLEASLKNAQDLIVTDLNYNNAAVNFDLTNANIQSFFESDTHALVLLPGFVSKSASGEITTLGRGGSDYTAAIVAAALDAEELQIWTDVSGMFTTNPKLVKQAAPIVQLSYQEAVELSHFGAKVLYPPTVMPVLKKKIPIVIKNTMEPEAVGTTISQEVTSNGSPVKGLSNIDNIALLTLQGNGMVGVPGFSKRLFETLAQEKINIILITQSSSEHSICFGISDKDAARAKEVIDIVFEYEIALQKIDPLVVETDLSIIAVIGDKMKSHQGISGKMFSTLGKNNVNIRAIAQGASERNISAVIHKNDVKKALNSLHEQFFEIKTKQINLFITGVGNVGERLIEQIKQQKAYVKENFKISLRVAGLSNSRHMIVDDEGINLKDWKQQLEAGEKASLEGFFEHAKQLNLRNSVFVDITANEAVSNIYGDYLKKSISVVACNKIACSGNMGYYNELKALSRQYNASFLFETNVGAGLPVIDTLSHLITSGDKVNTIQAVLSGSLNFIFNNFNAETTFHDVVKQAQEEGYTEPDPRIDLSGIDVARKVLILARESGHSIELSDLESDNFLTEAAMNADTVDAFFDTLKNDEAYYQGLFKSAEEKNCQLKFVAELDNGKAKVGLQEIPEGHPFYNLKGKDNIVMFYTQRYPEQPMIIKGAGAGADVTASGLFADIIRIANN
- a CDS encoding homoserine kinase, with protein sequence MNEIKIFSPATVANVACGFDVLGFCLDTIGDEMVIRKTKEKGIKITKIEGYDLPFEAEKNVAGVSALAMYNDLQPDCGFEIEIYKNIKPGSGIGSSSASAAGSVFGMNELLGRPLDKTKLTYFAMKGEALASKCEHADNLAPAIFGGFTLVKSANPLQVLELPTPSDLYATLIHPQIEIKTSESRAILPKEIPLQHAITQWANVGSLVHALHTSDYDLMKDALVDVVIEPHRKQLIPHFDDVKNAAIKAGALGCAISGSGPSIFMLSKGKKTAKAVEEVIRDVYSKTDIAFETYVSKINTEGIKKMTED